A window of Bacteroidota bacterium contains these coding sequences:
- a CDS encoding AAA family ATPase, with amino-acid sequence MKIFLIGYMGSGKSTVGKKLSCKLNLDFIDFDNYIENQTGKTISEIFEKDGEEKFRSMEHEYLKEIFKKENAVTSLGGGTPCFNNTIELINRNGISIYIEMTVDALVQRLIKARKKRPLIEGMNEVDLKFFIEANLEKRLPFYKQAKYTVEAKNKNSDELADEIKKIVA; translated from the coding sequence ATGAAAATTTTTCTCATAGGATACATGGGCAGCGGCAAGAGTACGGTTGGTAAAAAACTTTCCTGTAAATTAAACCTCGACTTTATTGATTTTGACAATTACATTGAAAACCAAACGGGCAAAACCATTTCCGAAATTTTTGAAAAAGACGGAGAAGAAAAATTCCGTTCTATGGAGCATGAATACCTAAAAGAAATTTTCAAAAAAGAGAATGCAGTTACCTCTCTTGGAGGAGGAACTCCTTGTTTCAATAATACTATTGAACTGATAAACAGAAACGGAATTTCCATTTACATCGAAATGACAGTCGATGCGCTTGTGCAGCGATTGATTAAAGCAAGAAAAAAACGTCCGCTCATCGAGGGAATGAATGAAGTGGATTTGAAATTTTTCATTGAAGCAAATTTAGAAAAACGTCTTCCCTTTTATAAGCAGGCAAAATATACAGTCGAAGCAAAAAATAAAAATTCAGATGAACTTGCAGATGAAATAAAAAAAATAGTTGCGTAA